From the Myripristis murdjan chromosome 14, fMyrMur1.1, whole genome shotgun sequence genome, one window contains:
- the lcp2a gene encoding lymphocyte cytosolic protein 2a, whose translation MSFDRVPSRSEVMGWGPNHLADYLRKMNLSGSDKVVLKHSMNGSRFVNMSENDLQKFPKLHAPMISKLCNEISKKEERRGLFSKKPTVPKYPEPDAPVEDLGWGEGEFESDDDYEEPDDQGSVGDYESPTEDLDDRFGVNDNDYEPPPSEPPEDLSHKVYPTLPMGDSDYIDNRSRNLPPVVCPRPPAAPLSARLPVEPSPPRRDNSPHCGGRPPGKFPEPPQVFRDKKPSRDRGSNQSPIRGRNTVDRPPTHPWRPQPEAPEPSSWAKLPAPPPTTSVSRSNSSARPPPNRFGADLRNETHDEGAVPPARHHTFPLQNKGLPPRPGLPGPPVRQSDSLPPSIPTAGSLPHKLQAAISVHRSSSRAGPDRQSVRPAVACMPPTPTDTQHTQDLDPRWYVGKVTRGQAEGCLKQVNKDGAYLVRDSTRQLADQPFTLMVLYQDKVFNIQIRQQNQQYLLGTGLKVQECFPTVEEIINHYSHSPLLLIDAKNRGSGQQNQCLLSDPAGYWLGGQNWS comes from the exons ATGAGTTTTGATCGTGTACCGTCCAGGTCGGAAGTGATGGGATGGGGTCCAAATCACCTGGCAGACTACCTCAGGAAG ATGAACCTGTCTGGCAGTGATAAAGTCGTCTTGAAGCACTCGATGAATGGCTCCAGGTTTGTG AATATGAGTGAAAATGACCTTCAGAAATTCCCCAAACTTCATGCTCC TATGATCTCTAAGCTCTGCAATGAGATCAGtaagaaggaagagaggagaggcctGTTTAGTAAAAA ACCCACAGTGCCAAAGTATCCGGAACCAG ACGCACCTGTTGAAGACCTTGGCTGGGGGGAGGGCGAATTT GAGAGCGATGATGACTACGAGGAGCCCGATGACCAGGGGAGCGTGGGAGATTACGAGTCCCCTACTGAGGACCTGGACGACAGATTTGGGGTGAATGACAACGACTATGAGCCCCCTCCCTCTGAACCTCCTGAGGACCTGTCTCACAAAGTGTACCCCACCCTGCCTATGGGAGACAGTGACTACATAG ataacAGGAGCAGAAACCTGCCCCCTGTGGTTTGCCCCCGTCCTCCAGCCGCCCCGCTCTCTGCCCGGctg ccaGTGGAGCCCTCCCCTCCAAGACGAGACAATTCCCCTCACTGCGGCGGAAGGCCCCCAGGAAAAT ttcCTGAACCACCACAGGTCTTCCGTGACAAAAAgcccagcagagacagagggtcCAACCAGTCTCCAATACGAG GACGCAACACAGTGGACAGG CCACCCACACACCCTTGGAG GCCCCAGCCAGAGGCCCCAGAACCATCCAGCTGGGCCAAACTGCCTGCGCCTCCTCCCACCACTTCTGTCAGCAGGAGCAACTCCTCTGCCAGGCCACCTCCTAACAG GTTTGGAGCAGATTTGAGAAATGAG ACACATGATGAAGGAG CTGTCCCACCTGCTAGGCACCACACTTTCCCCCTCCAGAACAAGGGTCTGCCCCCCCGGCCAGGACTCCCTGGACCTCCTGTGCGACAGAGTGACAG TCTACCACCCAGTATTCCTACTGCTGGTTCTCTGCCACACAAACTGCAGGCTG CCATCAGTGTTCACAGAAGCAGCTCCAGAGCTGGACCAGACAGACAGTCGGTTCGTCCTGCTGTAGCCTGCATGCCGCCCACACCcactgacacacaacacacacag gacctTGACCCCCGCTGGTATGTAGGTAAAGTGACAAGAGGCCAGGCAGAAGGCTGTCTGAAACAAGTCAACAAg GACGGGGCATACCTGGTGCGGGACAGCACCAGGCAGCTAGCTGATCAGCCCTTCACACTGATGGTCTTGTACCAGGACAAAGTCTTCAACATCCAGATCCGACAGCAGAACCAGCAGTACCTGCTGGGTACCGGGCTCAAGGTCCAGGAG